The Nerophis lumbriciformis linkage group LG15, RoL_Nlum_v2.1, whole genome shotgun sequence genome window below encodes:
- the LOC140679432 gene encoding E3 SUMO-protein ligase ZBED1-like codes for MAYHSSTTAMNEHLKRKHPTAFFPSPSTSQSSAKRQSSVQDFFPKRHGTECTPQVAADLTDGVLEMMVIDMRPLNMVEGEGFQKMIKRFHSGYTLPSRTHFTKLMEQKYTKKMNEVKAILKNVKGKLTLTTDAWTSMATEAYLGVTIHFVNDEWELASINLTTMPLNEKHTAENIASWIEDVVNKFEINIKLVQVIVHDNAANVVAALRVLEERHGVSSLRCVGHTLQLVVNHALKDNHISRALGAARSLVEHFRKSELSSTKLKFKQKQMGSPDHSLIQDVSVRWNSSFYMISRLLEQRWPITATLSDPEVTQRGKHFLDLKADQWSLLEELEQVLKPFECATVYLSGESYVTVSAVPLLVKGLRKATQTAFENASIKCFQVTAAREITSRWEAETTFKDDGPNVCILAAALDPRFRKLKFLTADECLKVQYKLHAIVLEEKRREKETHAQQGTAMQVERPDADRRPVSLLDTLLGSDSDELSNNEEDNNDSNDAEMVRNELVSYFGESPISKDENPLKWWKEHQARFPNLAMLARSYLSVPATSTPSERLFSAAGNIVNKKRTSLTPEHVDMLTFLHYNC; via the exons atggcgtatcacagcagcacaacggctatgaacgagcatctaaaaagaaaacatccgacagcgttcttcccatcaccatcaacgagtcaatcatccgc caaacgacaaagcagtgtccaggatttttttccaaagaggcatgggactgaatgcacaccccaagtggccgctgacctgactgatggtgtcctggaaatgatggtcatagacatgaggccattaaatatggtagaaggggaagggtttcaaaaaatgatcaaacggtttcactctggctacacactaccatcaagaacccacttcactaagcttatggagcaaaaatacacaaagaaaatgaatgaagtcaaagcaatcctgaaaaatgtgaaaggaaaactgacactcacaactgatgcatggacaagtatggccactgaagcttaccttggtgtcaccattcactttgttaatgatgagtgggagcttgcctcaattaacttgacaacaatgcccctcaatgaaaagcacactgcagaaaacattgcctcttggattgaggatgttgtcaataagtttgaaataaacataaaactagtacaagtcattgtacatgacaatgctgcaaatgttgttgcagctttaagagttcttgaggaaagacatggtgtttcatccctcagatgtgttggccatactctacagcttgtagttaaccatgctctaaaggacaaccacatcagcagagctttaggagcagcaagaagtttggtcgagcacttcagaaaaagtgagctatccagtacaaaactaaagtttaagcaaaaacaaatgggttctccagaccacagcctcatacaagatgtgtctgtgagatggaacagttccttttacatgattagtcgcctgcttgagcagaggtggccaataacagcaactctgtcagatccggaggtcactcaaagagggaagcattttctggatcttaaggctgaccagtggagcttgcttgaagaacttgaacaagttctgaaaccttttgaatgtgcaactgtgtacctgagtggagaatcttatgtaacagtttccgctgtccctctgctggtaaaagggcttcggaaggctacacaaactgcttttgaaaatgcatcaatcaagtgtttccaggtcactgctgcacgtgagataacatccaggtgggaagccgagaccacattcaaagatgatggaccaaatgtgtgcatattagcagctgcacttgacccacgattcaggaagctgaaattcctgactgcagatgagtgtttaaaagttcaatacaagctgcatgcaatagttctggaggagaaaagaagggaaaaggagacacacgctcaacagggcacagcaatgcaagtggaaagaccagatgctgacaggcggcctgtatctttactagacacacttcttggctcagattcagatgaactcagcaacaatgaggaagacaacaatgacagtaatgatgctgaaatggtcagaaacgagttagtgtcttattttggagaatcccccatttccaaggatgaaaacccattaaaatggtggaaagaacatcaggcaaggtttccaaatctggcaatgctggctcggtcttacctctcagttccagccacatcgaccccttctgagcgcctattttcagctgctgggaatattgtaaacaagaaaagaaccagcctcaccccagagcatgtagacatgctaacctttcttcattacaactgttag